The Mucilaginibacter gracilis genomic interval GCTCACGCAAACTTTTTCTGGATAACGCGGGGAGATAATTAGTATAACACCATAATAAAACCTACAATGAACCCAAAGGTTGATTTTTATTTTAATAATGAAAAAAAGTGGCCGCAGGAGATCAACCAGTTGAGAGCGATAGTTTTGGATTGCGGGCTCATCGAAGAGCTTAAATGGGGCTGCCCCTGCTATACCTTGCAAAAAAGCAACATCGTTTTAATACATGTTTTTAAAGAGTACTGCGCGCTTTTGTTTTTTAAAGGTGCTTTACTAAACAATACCGATGGTGTTTTGATACAACAAACCCAGAATGTGCAGGCGGCACGCCAAATACGTTTTACCAATGCCGGGCAAATAATTGAGATGGAGGCCGTGTTAAAAGCTACCATTGATGAAGCTATTGAAGTAGAGAAAGCCGGTTTAAAGGTAACACTTAAAAAAAGCGCGGAACTGGTATTCCCCGAAGAATTTCAAAACAAATTAAACCAACATCACCAC includes:
- a CDS encoding YdeI/OmpD-associated family protein, with the protein product MNPKVDFYFNNEKKWPQEINQLRAIVLDCGLIEELKWGCPCYTLQKSNIVLIHVFKEYCALLFFKGALLNNTDGVLIQQTQNVQAARQIRFTNAGQIIEMEAVLKATIDEAIEVEKAGLKVTLKKSAELVFPEEFQNKLNQHHHLKTAFESLTPGRQRAYNLYFSAPKQAKTRESRVEKCIPQILDGKGLND